The genomic interval TTTGTACCCCGTCTGCATTTTTACCGGCTTTTATAGCCGATAGGGCATTTGCATTTTTTGATATATAACGTATTAAATTTACGCTGTCATATGTTGTAAAAAGAGACGGATTTTCGTTGTAAAATTTTTCTACATTTTCAGGAGTAACGCTTTTTGCGACTTCTTTAAAAATTGCCGCGTAAAGTTTTTCTTCTTGTAAAGAATTTCTTACGTTTTCTTTAAATTCGCTCCATGTTCCGCCTTGTTTTTTTATTGAAGCCTGCATTGTATCTACTGAAATTTTATTTTGTGCGGCTATTGCTTTTATACGCTCATTTGTTTCGTAGTCGCTTGTGATAATTCCAAGTCTTTTAATTTCAGCTACTTGAAGTTTATTTTTTATCAGTACTTCTAAGGCATCATTCGGATTTAGTCCGCGCGTTTTTATCATTTTGTTTAATTCGTAATGTGTGATAGGCTCATTTTCCACTACCGCTACAACGCCGTTTATGACATCGGCATTGGCAAGGCAAAAACCAAAAATTAATGATAGAAAAACAAACTTTTTTTTCATTTCCAACCTTTATTTAAGCTCTTTGATAATATAATACCAAAATTGAAATTATAGCTTTTTTTAGTAAATTTAAAGGAATTTTATATGATTTGTACCAGATTTGCACCGAGTCCGACAGGATATTTACATATCGGAGGACTTAGGACGGCACTTTTTAATTATCTTTATGCACGCGCTAACGGCGGAAAATTTGTACTTCGCATTGAAGAT from Campylobacter hominis ATCC BAA-381 carries:
- a CDS encoding peptidyl-prolyl cis-trans isomerase, with protein sequence MKKKFVFLSLIFGFCLANADVINGVVAVVENEPITHYELNKMIKTRGLNPNDALEVLIKNKLQVAEIKRLGIITSDYETNERIKAIAAQNKISVDTMQASIKKQGGTWSEFKENVRNSLQEEKLYAAIFKEVAKSVTPENVEKFYNENPSLFTTYDSVNLIRYISKNANALSAIKAGKNADGVQKISGVLKNSQMNESLRYVVSNVGPDGFSPIIPTKLGYEMFKVNSKNGVNKISFEEAQQKAIEAYTISERKKAIENFNQKLRSNAIIKIIKH